AAGCTACGTCAAAATAAATTTACCAGCCTTTCTCCCTATATGTTAAGTCATGCGTTTATGTTAATGTTCATCGGGAATGAGTATTAAATGAGGAAAAAATGGCTATGTTTAAACGACTTGATTATCTATGAGGAGGTGCTCAGTGGATTATATTTAAATTGATTGGCGATCAAAAAATTTCTTTTTTTGCTATTAAAGAAGTGATCATTAACTTTAAACGAGCTTTTTATCATATGGTGAATTATTTTGAACATACTAAATAGTGGAAACGTCAATGTAAAGGAGCATATGATGCTAAACCAACGTCGGTTAAGAGATTATGGTATTAACATTGGTAAATTAGAGCCAGGAGCGCTCAATTCAATTACGGATATTAAAGGGGTTAAAGTGGGTCACAAAACACTCTCCAATGAACAGATGCAAACAGGCGTCACCGCTATTATTCCTCATGGGGGAAATATCTTTTTAGATAAATATAAAGCCGCTAGCTATATTATAAATGGCTATGGCAAATCCACTGGTTTAATGCAGCTTAACGAGCTTGGCACTATTGAGACACCTATTATTTTAACTAATACATTGAATGTAGGTGTAGCAGCAGACGGGCTTGTAGAGTATATGTTAACTCATAATCAAGAAATCGGAAACACAACAGGGACAGTCAATCCCGTTGTTTGTGAATGTAATGATATGCAATTAAACGACATTAGACAAAAATACGTACAAAAACAGGATGTACTTGACGCCATTCAAACAGCTTCTTCTAACTTTCTTGAAGGATCTGTAGGCGCTGGTAGAGGCATGGTCTGTTACACATTAAAAGGTGGAATTGGGACAGCCTCTCGCATAATACCGCTTCCTTATGGTACTTATACTCTAGGTGTGCTAGTACTAACAAATTTCGGACAACTTCCTGACTTGTCAATGAATGGCCGACCTCTTGGAAAAGAGCTATTGCATAAAACAGAAGAAAATTTAATGATGAAAGATAAAGGCTCTATTGTCATTATTGTAGCTACTGACCTGCCAGTTTCTCAACGACAGCTACAGAGAGTCATCAAACGAAGTGTTACTGGTTTATCTCGGACAGGAACTAACTTAGCAAACGGCAGTGGTGATGTGGTCGTCGGGTTCTCCACTGCCACTATAATTCCACATCATAAAAAGAACAGCTTAATAAAAATGCATATTCTCCATGATGAAGATTTAGACATTCCTTTTAAGGCAGTTGGAGAAGCAGCCGAGGAAGCAATCCTAAACTCCCTTATCACAGCTGAAGCTGTCACCGGGAAAAACGGTGCCTCTCGTCCAGCACTCCGAGATTTAGTGGCAAAGCATTCAATCACGTTATAAAAGGGCTATATATGTGTGTATGTTCTATATATCAACGTGTGCGACCCTTATAGTAAGAGTCGCACACGTTCTTCATTTATAGCTATTTAACACCATTAAAAGGAGATCAATAACAGACACTCTTCGTTATAAAAACGTTTTTCTCTTAAACTAGAATGAGTAGTAACGTTTGTATCGCTTCACCATTTTCTCTGTAATAGTGCCTTAGATAAGAAACAGGAAGCAGACAGCCATATTAATCAATCACACATGATGATGACACCGCATTTAGAAATAAACTAACGCTTTTAACAGCTTCCATGCCAATTAGTTAGTTATTTTTTAATGCCATAAACACGCCGATACTTTTCCTGTAGATAGGTAATGAGATGATCAGGGTTCAATTTTTCACCCGTTGCTTCATGTAAAAGTTCGAGCGGTTCCTTGCTTTTTCCATATTGATGTATATGGGTGGTTAACCACTCCTTGATAGGGGTTAACTCGCCTTTAAGAAGCAACTTGTCGAAATCAGGTATATCATTTTGCATGGCGTTTTTTAATTGAGCGGCATAAATATAACCGAGGGCATAAGATGGGAAGTAGCCGAACATCCCTCCTGGCCAATGGACATCTTGTAGCACACCTTCACCATCATGAGATGGTTCAATACCAAATAACTCTTTCATTTTGTTATTCCATGCTTTCGGAAGATCAGACACTTCTAATTCACCATTAATTAATGCTTTCTCAAGCTCATAACGTAAGATAATATGCAATGAATAACTCATTTCATCTGCTTCAATTCGAATGAGTGAAGGACCAGCAACATTAATTCCCCGGTAAAAGTCCTCTAAACTAACCGTATCGAACTGACCGTCCGAAAATGTTTTTAAGGTTTCATAATTATGTTCCCAGAATGCAAAATGACGGCCTACGAAATTCTCCCAAAATAATGATTGGGATTCGTGGATTCCCATCGATGTACCCGTACATAGGGGCGTATTAATCAATTTCTCAGCAATATTTTGTTCATAAAGAGCATGACCACCTTCATGGATCGTGCCGAAAACAGCTGTGCGGAAATCGTGCTCATCATACTTTGTGGTCACGCGCACATCATGAGGGTTTAAACCGATAGCAAAAGGGTGGACCGTCTTATCTAATCTACCGGCTTCAAAATCATAACCCATTTTCTCTAAAATATGGCGACTGAACGCCGCTTGCTTTTCTTCTGGAAAAAAGTTAAAGAGAAATCCTGTCTCTGGTTGATTAGATGCGTCCACTACCTCTTTTAAAAGGGGGACGAGCGCCTCTTTTAATTTACCGAAAACGTCATCAATAATATCCACAGTTAAACCTGGCTCGTAATCATCTAATAACGCATTATATTTATTGCCTTCATAACCTTTCCACTC
The genomic region above belongs to Bacillus sp. A301a_S52 and contains:
- a CDS encoding carboxypeptidase M32; its protein translation is MPTTLTLEEEFMNYVKKMGHYREAASLIAWDLRTGAPKKGVSQRSEVLGSLSSEFFNMSVSEEMQHFLTELRKDEEWGNLQEVTQKTVKECEKQLSKFKNIPPEEYKAYVILTSQAESAWEKVKKDGDFEAFKPYLEKIVAYNRKYTEWKGYEGNKYNALLDDYEPGLTVDIIDDVFGKLKEALVPLLKEVVDASNQPETGFLFNFFPEEKQAAFSRHILEKMGYDFEAGRLDKTVHPFAIGLNPHDVRVTTKYDEHDFRTAVFGTIHEGGHALYEQNIAEKLINTPLCTGTSMGIHESQSLFWENFVGRHFAFWEHNYETLKTFSDGQFDTVSLEDFYRGINVAGPSLIRIEADEMSYSLHIILRYELEKALINGELEVSDLPKAWNNKMKELFGIEPSHDGEGVLQDVHWPGGMFGYFPSYALGYIYAAQLKNAMQNDIPDFDKLLLKGELTPIKEWLTTHIHQYGKSKEPLELLHEATGEKLNPDHLITYLQEKYRRVYGIKK
- a CDS encoding P1 family peptidase; translated protein: MLNQRRLRDYGINIGKLEPGALNSITDIKGVKVGHKTLSNEQMQTGVTAIIPHGGNIFLDKYKAASYIINGYGKSTGLMQLNELGTIETPIILTNTLNVGVAADGLVEYMLTHNQEIGNTTGTVNPVVCECNDMQLNDIRQKYVQKQDVLDAIQTASSNFLEGSVGAGRGMVCYTLKGGIGTASRIIPLPYGTYTLGVLVLTNFGQLPDLSMNGRPLGKELLHKTEENLMMKDKGSIVIIVATDLPVSQRQLQRVIKRSVTGLSRTGTNLANGSGDVVVGFSTATIIPHHKKNSLIKMHILHDEDLDIPFKAVGEAAEEAILNSLITAEAVTGKNGASRPALRDLVAKHSITL